The Pseudoalteromonas sp. N1230-9 genome segment GCTGTCAGTGCCTCATTATCACCATTCAGGTAGCGATCAAATCGGTCTTTTGTGATCAATGTTCTTTGAAAGGATGCTAACGCTTTGGTTATATTTTCAAAAGTGAGCGCAGGGCTTGAACGAGCAAAGGCATGCTCAAACTCTTTGCTGTATAAAACATTAAGTTTATCAACAGCCTCTTGCTTACTAGCTAACGCCATTTCATGTTCACTTAATAATGGTTCGCTGGCTTGCTGCTCTAGATTTTCAGCCCTTGCATCCCAGTTTTGGGCAAATTGAAAACCAGCATTCCATGTAGATGGGGCATTCCTGCGCCCTTTTATGCCTAAGGCACCTACTGAAACAACCTTAGCATCATGACCTTGCCCTGCATTTAGTAAGTTGTGACATGAATTGCAAGATTGGCTATTGTTGCTAGATAAACGTGTTTCAAAATAAAGCTTTTTACCTAACTGAATTAATGCGGGCGTGTCTGCATCACTGCGTGGCATTTTTTCAGGAATAACACCAAACACAGATAATGCATTCTGACGAAGTGCTTTGTCCTCTATATCGGTTTGCTTTGCATGTGTATTTAAAGTTAAAGAAGCTGATAACACAATAAAAAGTGTTAGCTTCTTAAATAAGACTACAATCAACTGGTTAATATTCATATCGCTGCAAGTTAAATAAAAAAGCGGCTTTAAATAAAACCGCTTTGTTGCATTACTTAATTATTTGAGATCGAAACGATCAGCCTGCATAACTTTGACCCATGCTTTGATAAAATCATTAACAAAACGTTCTTTTGATGTATCGAAAGCATAAACCTCTGCAACGGCTCTAAGCTCAGCTGATGAGCCAAAGATTAAATCAACCGGTGTGGCTGTGTATTTAAGCTTATCAGTTTTTCTATCTACCCCTTCATAGATATCACCATTTCGTTTCCACTTGGTAGACATATCTAATAAGTTAACGAAAAAGTCATTGCTTAGTACACCAGGTTTATCAGTAAAGACACCATGCTTGCTGGAATTATTCGCACCAAGTACACGCATTCCACCCACTAACACTGTCATCTCAGGTACCGTTAACGCTAGTTGGTCAGCTTTATCAACAAGTGCCTCAGTAGGAGATTTGTAATAGCCTTTTTGATAATAATTTTGAAATCCATCTGCTTTAGGCTCCAACAAAGAAAACGAGTTGATATCTGTTTGCGCTTGGGTTGCATCACCTCGACCTGGTGAAAATGGCACTGTTACCTTAAATCCAGCCTCTTTAGCTGCTTTTTCAATGCCTGTAGCTCCTGCAAGTACAATTGTATCTGCGAGAGAAATCTTACGGCCTCCTCGCGACTTTTTGTTAAAGTCATCTTTCACTTTTTTCAGCTTAGCAATCACTTTTGCAGTGTCTTTTGGTGCATTCACAGCCCAGTCTTTTTGCGGCTGTAAGGCAATGCGTGCTCCATTAGCGCCTCCTCGCATATCTGAATTTCGATAAGAAGCAGCCGATGTCCACGCAACTCTGACTAACTCGGAAACGGTTAAACCTGAATTTAAAATATTACTTTTCAGAGTTTTAATGTCGTTTGCATTAACCAGTTTGTAACTTGGCTTGTCTATTGGGTCTTGCCAAATTAGCTTCTCTTTTGGAAACGCATCACCTAAATAGTTATCTCGAGGTCCCATATCACGGTGAGTCAGTTTGTACCACGCTTTTGCGAATGCTAAGCGGTATTCTTCTGGATCGGCTAGGAATCTTTCCGCAATTTTTCGATATGCAGGGTCAAACTTCAATGCCAAATCAGCTGTTGTCATAACTGGCGGATTGAACTTTCCTTTAACATGCGCATCTGGAACCACTTTATGTAAAGACTCATTCGTCGGTACCCAAATAATCGCCCCACCAGGGCTTTTTGTTTTTTTCCACTCAAAGTTTAAAAGGTTAGATAAGTAAAGCGATGTCCAGCGAGTTGGTGATTGCGTCCACGCTCCCTCAAGACCACTTGTAACAGTGTCTTCAGAGTGGCCTTTACCACACTTATTTTTCCAGCCTAACCCTTGCTCTTCAAGTCCAGCAGCACCTGGCTCAGGGCCGATACATTTTGCCGCTTTATGCGCACCGTGCATTTTTCCAAATGTGTGACCACCGGCAATAAGTGCTAACGTTTCTTCGTCATTCATCGCCATACGGGCAAAAGATTCTCTGATGTTAGCCGCTGAATCAACAGGATCAGGAACACCATTTGGCCCTTCAGGGTTCACATAAATCAACCCCATATGAACAGCTGCAAGAGGTCTTTTTAATTTACCATCAGCCTCTCGTCGGTCACTTGCTAACATTTCAACTTCAGGGCCCCAATAAACCATATCAGGCTCCCAATCGTCTTGGCGGCCTGCGGCAAAACCATATGTTTTAAAGCCCATATTCTCAAGAGACACATTGCCTGCAAGTACTATAAGGTCACCCCAAGAAATAAGTTCACCGTATTTTTGTTTAACTGGCCAAAGTAGTCGACGCGCCTTGTCTAAACTTGCGTTATCTGGCCAGCTATTTAGGGGATCAAATCTTTGTTGGCCTCCACCGGCTCCGCCTCTGCCATCAAGCGTTCGATAAGTTCCTGCGGCATGCCATGTCATACGTATAAAGAAAGGACCATAATTTCCCCAGTCTGCGGGCCACCAGTCCTGAGAGTCTGTGAGTGTTTTATTAATATCGCTTTTCAATGCATTCATATCGAGCTTAGAAAATGCTTTCTTATAATCAAAGTTTTCTCCTAGCGGGTTAGAGCGAGAGTCATGATCACGCAGCGGAGCTAGGTCAACCTGATTTGGC includes the following:
- a CDS encoding cytochrome-c peroxidase, whose protein sequence is MNINQLIVVLFKKLTLFIVLSASLTLNTHAKQTDIEDKALRQNALSVFGVIPEKMPRSDADTPALIQLGKKLYFETRLSSNNSQSCNSCHNLLNAGQGHDAKVVSVGALGIKGRRNAPSTWNAGFQFAQNWDARAENLEQQASEPLLSEHEMALASKQEAVDKLNVLYSKEFEHAFARSSPALTFENITKALASFQRTLITKDRFDRYLNGDNEALTAQEKRGLLQFQENSCASCHSGRLLGGQFTMKMGIVNPYPNRDDRGMGEVTNRKDHDYLFKVPSLRNVANTAPYFHDGAAATLQEAIRLTGWHQLGKKLTEEEVENIAAFLETLNNENIVSFP
- the katG gene encoding catalase/peroxidase HPI — its product is MNNRIVSKYTIIASALAIIINFEGIAAEAQMSKPKGAVGSGHVAQNQAKSNLFWWPNQVDLAPLRDHDSRSNPLGENFDYKKAFSKLDMNALKSDINKTLTDSQDWWPADWGNYGPFFIRMTWHAAGTYRTLDGRGGAGGGQQRFDPLNSWPDNASLDKARRLLWPVKQKYGELISWGDLIVLAGNVSLENMGFKTYGFAAGRQDDWEPDMVYWGPEVEMLASDRREADGKLKRPLAAVHMGLIYVNPEGPNGVPDPVDSAANIRESFARMAMNDEETLALIAGGHTFGKMHGAHKAAKCIGPEPGAAGLEEQGLGWKNKCGKGHSEDTVTSGLEGAWTQSPTRWTSLYLSNLLNFEWKKTKSPGGAIIWVPTNESLHKVVPDAHVKGKFNPPVMTTADLALKFDPAYRKIAERFLADPEEYRLAFAKAWYKLTHRDMGPRDNYLGDAFPKEKLIWQDPIDKPSYKLVNANDIKTLKSNILNSGLTVSELVRVAWTSAASYRNSDMRGGANGARIALQPQKDWAVNAPKDTAKVIAKLKKVKDDFNKKSRGGRKISLADTIVLAGATGIEKAAKEAGFKVTVPFSPGRGDATQAQTDINSFSLLEPKADGFQNYYQKGYYKSPTEALVDKADQLALTVPEMTVLVGGMRVLGANNSSKHGVFTDKPGVLSNDFFVNLLDMSTKWKRNGDIYEGVDRKTDKLKYTATPVDLIFGSSAELRAVAEVYAFDTSKERFVNDFIKAWVKVMQADRFDLK